A single genomic interval of Ramlibacter sp. harbors:
- the dcm gene encoding DNA (cytosine-5-)-methyltransferase, with the protein MTKPLSTQDHTATIAYLAAARKTHNQETVARHLGVTARHLRRWETGELLPPAHVAAELQRLLNFGPLPGRRGDFRFIDLFAGIGGIRLAFEAIGGECVFTSEWDSYAQKTYMENFPGGHPLNGDITKIDAEDVPDHDVLLGGFPCQPFSIAGVSKKNALGRAHGFADETQGTLFFDVARIIEKKRPRAFLLENVKNLQSHDKGRTFDVIQRVLREDLGYQVFFKVIDGAHFVPQHRERIIIIGFRDPVIFDWDMVDLPSKGLHTLGEVLHKKTGEPNIESDMSKYYDHTKGKVLEKYTLTDNLWTYLQNYKQKHQAAGNGFGFGLVTPKSVTRTLSARYYKDGSEILFSQGSKKNPRRLTPRECARLMGFPDSFKIPVSDTRAYKQFGNSVVVPVMEAVARAMQPMICEPARPDRELLAA; encoded by the coding sequence ATGACAAAACCACTATCCACCCAAGACCACACCGCCACCATCGCCTACTTGGCTGCTGCGCGAAAAACACATAACCAGGAAACCGTTGCCAGACACCTTGGCGTAACCGCCCGACATCTGCGCCGATGGGAAACGGGCGAATTGCTACCTCCCGCTCACGTCGCGGCCGAGTTGCAACGCCTGCTCAATTTCGGCCCATTACCGGGCCGCCGCGGTGACTTCAGGTTTATTGATCTATTTGCCGGCATTGGGGGTATCCGACTTGCGTTTGAGGCGATCGGCGGCGAATGCGTGTTCACAAGCGAGTGGGATTCATACGCGCAGAAGACATATATGGAGAACTTCCCCGGTGGCCATCCGCTAAATGGCGACATTACAAAGATTGACGCAGAAGACGTACCCGACCACGACGTATTGTTAGGGGGCTTTCCTTGCCAGCCGTTCTCCATCGCAGGCGTGTCCAAGAAAAATGCACTGGGCCGTGCGCATGGCTTCGCAGATGAAACTCAAGGCACCTTGTTTTTTGACGTAGCGAGAATCATTGAAAAGAAGCGCCCACGTGCCTTCTTGCTGGAGAACGTGAAGAACCTGCAATCACACGACAAGGGTCGCACGTTTGACGTCATACAGCGCGTTTTACGTGAAGACCTTGGCTACCAGGTATTCTTCAAAGTCATCGACGGGGCGCATTTTGTGCCGCAGCATCGCGAGCGCATCATCATCATCGGCTTCCGCGATCCGGTCATCTTTGACTGGGACATGGTGGACCTGCCGAGCAAGGGCCTGCACACTCTGGGCGAAGTTCTTCACAAGAAAACAGGCGAACCCAATATTGAGTCGGACATGTCAAAGTACTACGACCATACCAAAGGCAAGGTGCTGGAGAAGTACACGCTGACCGACAACCTTTGGACCTACCTTCAGAACTACAAACAGAAGCACCAGGCAGCAGGCAATGGCTTTGGCTTCGGACTCGTGACGCCCAAGAGTGTGACTCGTACGCTATCTGCCCGCTACTACAAGGACGGCTCCGAAATCCTGTTTAGTCAGGGGAGCAAAAAGAACCCTCGCCGACTGACACCACGCGAATGCGCGCGCCTCATGGGCTTTCCGGACAGCTTCAAGATTCCGGTGTCAGATACACGTGCCTACAAGCAGTTTGGCAACTCGGTGGTGGTTCCCGTGATGGAAGCTGTCGCGCGAGCCATGCAGCCAATGATTTGCGAACCAGCTCGACCGGATCGTGAACTGCTCGCAGCCTGA
- the vsr gene encoding DNA mismatch endonuclease Vsr has translation MMSGIRGANTTPELFLRKALHAQGFRYRLGGAGLPGKPDLVLPSRRTVVFIHGCFWHRHTCEYFKWPKSNQAFWRDKLEGNALRDANTKKELLRLGWRVLTVWECELKKTRYTLPNPAVNRVSRILAKGSP, from the coding sequence ATGATGTCCGGCATCCGCGGGGCAAACACCACTCCAGAACTCTTCCTTCGCAAAGCCCTTCACGCACAAGGATTCCGGTATCGACTCGGTGGGGCGGGATTGCCTGGTAAGCCAGATCTCGTTCTGCCCTCACGACGGACCGTTGTTTTCATTCATGGCTGCTTCTGGCATCGCCATACTTGCGAGTACTTTAAATGGCCCAAGAGCAACCAAGCCTTCTGGCGCGACAAGCTTGAAGGCAACGCTTTGAGGGATGCCAACACCAAGAAGGAGCTCTTGCGCCTAGGCTGGCGTGTTCTTACAGTCTGGGAGTGCGAGCTGAAAAAGACTCGCTACACATTGCCAAATCCGGCAGTTAACCGCGTCTCAAGAATTCTTGCCAAAGGTTCACCATGA
- a CDS encoding restriction endonuclease codes for MTSLSTYFKGTASKYLSAVDATPSSNQHEIGSNKFTAILGTPGNAKLRFKATFLFFNPDTEQPESCRDDVTYYDARLNQPHRAPEYRLYYKNNLVTEQLREGDFCLVGALTTGELLIAIARPGSEDERRVRYLFDIDEAKQQWEIDSSISTGDLDIASRSILDALGIEAVDAADEMLDRMVDKFGLRFPPTKEFSAFARETLGKHADPLASPDQALEEWMKQEERLFRSLERAIVSVQLEEPFETVDAFIDLSLSVQNRRKSRVGHALENHLEAIFKATGTLYQRGAKTEGNARPDFLFPSAMAYADPRMKSPPLRMLAAKSTCKDRWRQILAEAERIPEKHLFTLETAISKSQTDEMQAHRVQLVVPPSVKKTYSESQQSWLIGLGEFILLVR; via the coding sequence ATGACATCTCTCAGCACGTACTTCAAAGGTACGGCGAGCAAATATCTCAGTGCCGTTGATGCCACCCCAAGCTCTAACCAGCATGAAATCGGCTCCAACAAGTTCACGGCGATCCTTGGAACACCCGGCAACGCAAAGCTTCGCTTCAAGGCGACTTTCTTATTCTTCAATCCCGATACGGAACAACCGGAGTCCTGCCGCGACGATGTGACTTACTACGACGCTCGCCTCAATCAGCCGCATCGGGCACCCGAATATCGGCTGTACTACAAAAACAACTTAGTAACAGAGCAGCTTCGTGAGGGTGACTTCTGTCTTGTCGGCGCACTGACAACCGGTGAGCTACTAATCGCCATTGCAAGACCCGGTAGCGAAGATGAGCGGCGAGTACGTTACTTATTCGACATTGACGAGGCAAAGCAGCAATGGGAAATTGACAGCAGCATCAGCACAGGTGATTTGGACATCGCTTCACGAAGCATCTTGGACGCTCTTGGCATAGAAGCGGTTGACGCTGCTGACGAAATGCTGGACCGAATGGTTGACAAATTCGGCCTGCGGTTTCCACCTACAAAGGAGTTTTCAGCATTTGCTCGTGAGACTCTCGGCAAGCATGCTGACCCTTTAGCTTCTCCGGACCAAGCGCTGGAAGAGTGGATGAAGCAGGAGGAGCGTCTCTTTCGGAGCCTGGAACGCGCAATCGTCTCTGTGCAACTTGAAGAGCCATTTGAGACTGTCGATGCTTTTATTGACCTTTCTCTCTCGGTACAGAATCGAAGAAAATCGCGCGTTGGCCATGCACTCGAGAATCATCTGGAGGCCATCTTTAAGGCAACAGGCACGCTCTACCAACGAGGCGCGAAGACAGAGGGCAATGCGCGCCCAGATTTTCTGTTTCCCAGCGCCATGGCCTACGCCGACCCAAGAATGAAGTCACCTCCCTTGCGAATGCTCGCGGCGAAATCAACATGCAAGGATCGGTGGCGGCAGATACTCGCTGAGGCAGAGCGCATTCCTGAAAAGCACCTCTTCACCCTCGAGACCGCGATATCGAAATCGCAAACCGACGAGATGCAGGCCCACCGCGTACAGCTAGTAGTCCCCCCGTCCGTGAAGAAGACCTACTCTGAATCCCAGCAAAGTTGGCTAATTGGACTCGGCGAGTTCATTCTTCTCGTACGCTAG
- the gyrB gene encoding DNA topoisomerase (ATP-hydrolyzing) subunit B, with amino-acid sequence MSDENNVNTGAAGATSSNFQPTIDAHQAGASDGYGEGAIQILEGLEAVRKRPGMYIGDTSDGTGLHHLVFEVVDNSIDEALAGHCDDIVVTIHTDNSISVVDNGRGIPTGVKMDDKHEPKRSAAEIALTELHAGGKFNQNSYKVSGGLHGVGVSCVNALSKWLRLTVRRDGKVHTIEFARGFVQNRLLEMVNGVEVSPMKVLDATDKRGTEVHFLPDTDIFKENNDFHYEILSKRLRELSFLNNGVRIRLHDERSGKEDDFSGAGGVQGFVNFINKGKQVLHPNVFHAMGDRQSDQGTNIGVEVAMQWNSGYNEQVLCFTNNIPQRDGGTHLTGLRAAMTRVISKYIDTNELAKKAKVEVTGDDMREGLCCVLSVKVPEPKFSSQTKDKLVSSEVRGPVEDIVGKLLADYLEERPNDAKIICGKIVEAARAREAARKAREMTRRKGVLDGMGLPGKLADCQEKDPAECEIYIVEGDSAGGSAKQGRDRKFQAILPLRGKILNVEKARYEKLLTSNEILTLITALGTGIGKATGVGGTAGVDDFNVAKLRYHRIIIMTDADVDGAHIRTLLLTFFYRQMPELVERGHIYIAQPPLYKVKAGKEELYLQGAAELDTFLLRIALKDAAVQTGAGATIAGDTLAELARKHQVAEAVIARLGNFMDAEALRAIADGVSLNLDTVADAEASAVALQAKLREITVQGTPAEVAGEFDTRTDKPILRISRRHHGNVKSSVITQDFVHGADYAALAEAANTFRGLLSEGARVTRGEGERMKEEKVSDFRQAMKWLIGEAERATARQRYKGLGEMNPQQLWETTMDPTVRRLLRVQIEDAIEADKVFTMLMGDEVEPRRDFIETNALRAANIDV; translated from the coding sequence ATGTCAGACGAAAACAATGTGAACACCGGTGCGGCCGGCGCGACCAGCTCCAACTTCCAGCCCACCATTGACGCCCACCAGGCTGGTGCGAGCGACGGCTATGGTGAGGGTGCGATCCAGATCCTGGAAGGCCTGGAAGCCGTGCGCAAGCGCCCTGGCATGTACATCGGCGACACATCGGACGGCACGGGCCTGCACCACCTGGTGTTCGAGGTGGTCGACAACTCGATTGATGAAGCGCTGGCCGGCCATTGCGACGACATCGTGGTCACCATCCACACCGACAACTCCATCAGCGTGGTCGACAACGGCCGGGGCATCCCCACCGGCGTGAAGATGGACGACAAGCACGAGCCCAAGCGCAGTGCGGCTGAAATTGCGCTGACCGAGCTGCATGCGGGCGGCAAGTTCAACCAGAACAGCTACAAGGTCTCGGGCGGCCTGCACGGCGTGGGCGTGAGCTGCGTGAACGCGCTGAGCAAATGGCTGCGCCTGACGGTGCGGCGCGACGGCAAGGTCCACACCATCGAGTTTGCGCGCGGCTTTGTGCAGAACCGCCTGCTGGAGATGGTGAACGGCGTTGAGGTGTCGCCCATGAAGGTGCTGGACGCCACCGACAAGCGCGGCACCGAAGTGCACTTCTTGCCCGACACCGACATCTTCAAAGAGAACAACGACTTCCACTACGAAATCCTCAGCAAGCGCCTGCGCGAGCTGAGCTTTTTGAACAACGGCGTGCGCATCCGGCTGCACGATGAGCGCAGTGGCAAGGAAGATGACTTTTCAGGCGCGGGTGGTGTTCAGGGCTTTGTGAACTTCATCAACAAGGGCAAGCAGGTGCTGCACCCCAATGTGTTCCATGCCATGGGTGACCGCCAGAGCGACCAGGGCACCAACATCGGCGTTGAAGTGGCCATGCAGTGGAACAGCGGCTACAACGAGCAGGTGCTGTGCTTCACCAACAACATTCCCCAGCGTGACGGCGGCACCCACCTGACCGGCCTGCGCGCCGCCATGACGCGCGTGATCAGCAAATACATCGACACCAACGAGCTGGCCAAGAAGGCCAAGGTGGAAGTGACCGGCGACGACATGCGTGAAGGCCTGTGCTGCGTGCTGAGCGTGAAGGTGCCCGAGCCCAAATTCAGCAGCCAGACCAAGGACAAGCTGGTGAGCAGCGAAGTGCGGGGCCCGGTGGAAGACATTGTGGGCAAGCTGCTGGCCGACTACCTGGAAGAGCGCCCCAACGACGCCAAGATCATCTGCGGCAAGATCGTCGAGGCCGCGCGGGCCCGCGAGGCCGCGCGCAAAGCGCGCGAGATGACGCGTCGCAAGGGCGTGCTGGACGGCATGGGCCTGCCCGGCAAACTGGCCGACTGCCAGGAAAAAGACCCGGCCGAGTGCGAGATCTACATCGTTGAGGGCGACTCCGCCGGCGGCTCGGCCAAGCAGGGCCGCGACCGCAAGTTCCAGGCGATCCTGCCGCTGCGCGGCAAGATTCTGAACGTGGAAAAAGCGCGCTACGAAAAGCTGCTGACCAGCAATGAGATCCTCACGCTCATCACCGCTCTGGGCACCGGCATTGGCAAGGCCACCGGCGTGGGCGGCACGGCGGGCGTGGACGACTTCAACGTGGCCAAGCTGCGCTACCACCGCATCATCATCATGACCGATGCCGACGTGGACGGCGCCCACATCCGCACGCTGCTGCTCACCTTCTTTTACCGCCAGATGCCCGAGCTGGTGGAGCGCGGCCACATCTACATTGCGCAGCCCCCGCTGTACAAGGTCAAGGCCGGCAAGGAAGAGCTCTACCTGCAGGGCGCGGCCGAGCTCGACACCTTCTTGCTGCGCATTGCGCTCAAGGACGCCGCGGTGCAGACCGGCGCCGGTGCCACCATTGCCGGCGACACACTGGCCGAGCTGGCGCGCAAGCACCAGGTGGCCGAGGCCGTGATTGCGCGGCTGGGCAACTTCATGGACGCAGAAGCCCTGCGCGCCATTGCCGACGGCGTGTCGCTCAACCTGGACACCGTGGCCGACGCCGAAGCCTCTGCCGTGGCGCTGCAGGCCAAGCTGCGCGAGATCACCGTGCAGGGCACGCCCGCCGAAGTGGCCGGCGAGTTTGACACCCGCACCGACAAACCCATCCTGCGCATCAGCCGCCGCCACCATGGCAACGTGAAGAGCAGCGTCATCACGCAGGACTTTGTGCACGGCGCCGACTACGCCGCGCTGGCCGAGGCCGCCAACACCTTCCGAGGCCTGCTCAGCGAAGGCGCGCGCGTGACACGCGGCGAGGGCGAGCGCATGAAGGAAGAAAAGGTCTCGGACTTCCGCCAGGCCATGAAGTGGCTGATTGGCGAGGCCGAGCGCGCCACAGCCCGCCAGCGCTACAAGGGCCTGGGCGAAATGAACCCCCAGCAGCTGTGGGAAACCACCATGGACCCGACCGTGCGCCGCCTGCTGCGCGTGCAGATTGAAGACGCCATTGAAGCCGACAAGGTGTTCACCATGCTCATGGGCGACGAGGTGGAGCCGCGGCGGGACTTTATTGAGACGAATGCGCTGCGGGCGGCGAATATTGACGTTTGA
- a CDS encoding DNA polymerase III subunit beta, which produces MIVLKATQDKVLSVLQSVAGIVERRHTLPILANVLIRKTGSAVQLTTSDLEIQIRTTAELDGDAGNFTTTVGARKLIDILRTMPADQTVSIESSQSKLILKGGKSKFTLQTLAAEDFPLVQEAASFGPVFSVPQKTLKDLLDQVSFAMAVHDIRYYLNGILFVAEGKQLSLVATDGHRLAFASAMLDVEVPRQEVILPRKTVLEMQRLLSDAEGAIEMQFASNQAKFSFGGMEFVTKLVEGKFPDYNRVIPKNHKNSITLGRAPLLASLQRTAILTSEKFKGVRLNIEPGTLRVASNNAEQEEAVDELDIDYGGDAIEIGFNVTYLIDALANMGQEMVKLELADSNSSALLTIPDNATFKYVVMPMRI; this is translated from the coding sequence ATGATCGTCCTGAAGGCAACACAAGACAAAGTGCTCTCGGTTCTGCAATCGGTCGCGGGCATCGTGGAGCGGCGCCACACGCTGCCCATCCTGGCCAATGTGCTGATCCGCAAGACCGGCAGCGCCGTGCAGCTGACCACCAGCGACCTCGAGATCCAGATCCGCACCACGGCCGAGCTTGACGGCGACGCAGGCAACTTCACCACCACGGTGGGGGCGCGCAAGCTCATCGACATCCTGCGCACCATGCCGGCCGACCAGACGGTCTCGATCGAATCAAGCCAGAGCAAGCTCATCCTCAAGGGCGGCAAGAGCAAGTTCACGCTGCAGACGCTGGCCGCCGAAGACTTCCCGCTGGTGCAGGAAGCCGCGAGCTTTGGCCCCGTGTTCAGCGTGCCGCAAAAGACGCTCAAGGACCTGCTGGACCAGGTGAGCTTTGCCATGGCCGTGCACGACATCCGCTACTACCTCAACGGCATCCTGTTCGTGGCCGAAGGCAAGCAGCTCAGCCTGGTGGCCACCGACGGGCACCGCCTGGCCTTTGCCAGCGCCATGCTCGACGTGGAAGTGCCGCGGCAAGAGGTGATCCTGCCGCGCAAGACCGTGCTTGAAATGCAGCGCCTGCTCAGCGACGCCGAAGGCGCGATCGAGATGCAATTTGCCAGCAACCAGGCCAAGTTCAGCTTTGGCGGCATGGAGTTTGTGACCAAGCTGGTCGAGGGCAAATTCCCCGACTACAACCGCGTCATCCCCAAGAACCACAAGAACAGCATCACGCTGGGCCGCGCGCCGCTGCTGGCCAGCCTGCAGCGCACTGCCATTCTCACCAGCGAAAAGTTCAAGGGCGTGCGCCTGAACATCGAGCCCGGCACGCTGCGCGTGGCCAGCAACAACGCCGAGCAGGAAGAAGCCGTGGACGAGCTGGACATCGACTACGGCGGCGACGCCATCGAGATCGGCTTCAACGTCACCTACCTGATCGACGCGCTGGCCAACATGGGCCAGGAGATGGTCAAGCTCGAGCTGGCCGACTCCAACAGCTCGGCGCTGCTGACCATCCCCGACAACGCGACTTTCAAATACGTGGTGATGCCGATGCGCATTTGA
- the dnaA gene encoding chromosomal replication initiator protein DnaA, giving the protein MSEGLPTGLASGAGNSLWQACIEQLAQELPEQQFNTWIKPLVAQVAEDFSRVTVFVANRFKLDWVRAQYSGRITSLLEKLYGQPVQLELALAPREPIVRSYSVAASAEMGAPPEPSDIGEDPSPTAFKNRLNTALTFDTLVEGTANRMARAAAMHVSGTPGQLYNPLFIYGGVGLGKTHLVHAVGNKLLADRPNAKVLYIHAEQFVSDVVKAYQRKTFDEFKERYHSLDLLLIDDVQFFANKDRTQEEFFNAFEALLAKKSHIVMTSDTYPKGLADIHERLVSRFDSGLTVAIEPPELEMRVAILINKARAEAAEMPEEVAFFVAKNVRSNVRELEGALRKILAYSRFNQKDISIALAREALRDLLSIQNRQISVENIQKTVADYYKIKVADMYSKKRPASIARPRQIAMYLAKELTQKSLPEIGELFGGRDHTTVLHAVRKISGERQQLTELNQQLHVLEQTLKG; this is encoded by the coding sequence ATGAGCGAGGGACTCCCCACCGGCCTGGCCTCCGGCGCAGGCAACAGCCTGTGGCAGGCCTGCATCGAGCAACTCGCCCAGGAGCTGCCCGAACAGCAGTTCAACACCTGGATCAAGCCGCTCGTGGCCCAGGTGGCTGAAGACTTCTCCAGGGTCACGGTGTTCGTGGCCAACCGCTTCAAACTGGACTGGGTCCGGGCCCAGTATTCGGGCCGGATCACCAGCCTGCTCGAGAAACTCTACGGCCAGCCCGTGCAGCTTGAGTTAGCGCTTGCACCCCGCGAACCCATTGTCAGGTCTTACTCGGTTGCCGCGTCTGCCGAGATGGGTGCGCCCCCAGAACCCAGCGACATCGGCGAGGACCCCTCCCCCACCGCCTTCAAGAACCGGCTCAACACCGCGCTGACCTTTGACACCCTGGTGGAGGGCACGGCCAACCGCATGGCACGCGCCGCCGCCATGCATGTCTCGGGCACGCCGGGCCAGCTTTACAACCCGCTTTTCATCTACGGCGGGGTCGGTCTGGGCAAGACCCACCTGGTCCATGCGGTGGGCAACAAGCTGCTGGCCGACCGGCCCAACGCCAAAGTTCTCTACATCCACGCTGAACAATTTGTTTCAGATGTGGTTAAGGCCTACCAGCGCAAGACCTTCGATGAGTTCAAGGAGCGCTACCACTCGCTGGACCTGCTGCTGATCGACGATGTGCAGTTCTTCGCCAACAAGGACCGCACCCAGGAGGAGTTCTTCAACGCCTTTGAGGCCCTGCTGGCCAAGAAGAGCCACATCGTGATGACGTCAGACACCTACCCCAAGGGTCTGGCCGACATCCACGAGCGGCTGGTTTCGCGCTTTGACTCAGGCCTCACGGTAGCCATTGAACCGCCCGAGCTTGAGATGCGCGTGGCCATCCTGATCAACAAGGCCCGCGCCGAAGCCGCTGAAATGCCCGAGGAAGTGGCCTTCTTTGTGGCCAAGAACGTGCGCTCCAACGTGCGCGAACTCGAAGGCGCGCTGCGCAAGATCCTGGCCTATTCGCGCTTCAACCAGAAGGACATCTCCATTGCGCTGGCGCGCGAGGCCCTGCGCGACCTGCTGAGCATCCAGAACCGCCAGATCAGCGTCGAGAACATCCAGAAGACGGTGGCCGACTACTACAAGATCAAGGTTGCCGACATGTACAGCAAGAAGCGCCCGGCCAGCATTGCCCGGCCGCGCCAGATTGCCATGTACCTGGCCAAGGAACTCACGCAGAAGAGCCTGCCCGAGATCGGCGAGCTGTTTGGCGGGCGCGACCACACCACCGTGCTGCACGCCGTGCGCAAGATCTCGGGCGAGCGCCAGCAGCTGACCGAACTCAACCAGCAGCTGCACGTGCTCGAACAGACCCTGAAAGGCTGA
- the rpmH gene encoding 50S ribosomal protein L34, protein MKRTYQPSKTRRARTHGFLVRMKTRGGRAVINARRAKGRKRLAV, encoded by the coding sequence ATGAAAAGAACTTACCAACCCTCCAAGACGCGCCGCGCGCGCACCCACGGCTTCCTGGTCCGCATGAAGACCCGTGGCGGCCGCGCCGTGATCAACGCTCGTCGCGCCAAGGGCCGCAAGCGCCTGGCCGTCTGA
- a CDS encoding ribonuclease P protein component, which produces MQRLKTRAQFQAVMSGSTVSRSAHFVLHRLALDAMAPPVNGTGADNSTGPGSERPQALFAVRDVWMGALVPKRWAKRAVTRNAIKRQIYNVSASFEPRLPVAAHVVRLRAGFDRKQFISASSPQLKLAVHGELEQLFARAAA; this is translated from the coding sequence GTGCAGCGGCTGAAAACGCGGGCGCAGTTCCAGGCGGTCATGTCGGGCTCCACGGTGTCGCGCAGTGCGCATTTCGTGCTGCACCGCCTGGCGCTGGATGCCATGGCCCCGCCGGTGAACGGCACGGGTGCAGATAATTCCACAGGGCCTGGGTCCGAACGACCGCAGGCCCTGTTTGCTGTGCGCGATGTCTGGATGGGCGCCCTGGTTCCCAAACGCTGGGCCAAGCGCGCGGTGACCCGCAATGCCATCAAACGCCAGATCTACAACGTGAGTGCCTCGTTCGAGCCCCGCCTCCCCGTCGCGGCCCATGTGGTGCGCCTGCGGGCCGGGTTTGACCGCAAGCAGTTCATCAGCGCGTCATCGCCGCAGCTCAAGCTCGCGGTCCATGGCGAGCTCGAACAGCTGTTTGCAAGGGCCGCGGCATGA
- the yidD gene encoding membrane protein insertion efficiency factor YidD, whose product MIKAALMGLVRAYRLLLSPWLGSSCRFTPTCSAYALQALEQHGAAAGSYLTVVRIARCNPWCAGGHDPVPVEKPRLFTHLCSPLSQKKSS is encoded by the coding sequence ATGATCAAGGCCGCGCTCATGGGCCTGGTGCGCGCCTACCGGCTGCTGCTCAGCCCCTGGCTGGGCTCGTCGTGCCGCTTCACGCCCACCTGCTCGGCCTATGCACTGCAGGCCCTGGAGCAGCATGGCGCAGCGGCCGGCAGTTACCTCACGGTGGTGCGCATCGCACGCTGCAACCCCTGGTGCGCCGGCGGGCATGACCCGGTGCCGGTTGAAAAACCGCGCCTGTTCACCCACCTGTGCTCACCCCTTTCACAAAAGAAGTCTTCATGA
- the yidC gene encoding membrane protein insertase YidC, translating to MNDIRRTILWVIFGFAMVMLWDKWQVHNGHQATFGFARPEAKATAPAAPASSVPSGVPTGSTPATASAVPGATPATPATTGVPATNVASAPRERITVTTDVLRLTFDTEGGTVVRSEFLKLKDLDHKDQNLVLMDETAGRMYVAQSGLIGGSFPTHKTPMTFTGERELKDGASELVLKFESPEVGGVKLVKTYTLKRGAYDMAVRQEVINTGSATVSPQLYVQLVRDGNKPAGESSFYSTFTGPAVYTEAKKYQKVEFKDIDKDKADFEKQASNGYVAMVQHYFASAWILPDGLKRDLFARKIDANLYAVGMITPVDSLAPGTRKTIETRFFVGPQEEKRLEAIEPGLELVKDYGWLTILAKPLYWLLDKLHGFIGNWGWSIVALVILLKIAFYWLNAKAYSSMAKMKAINPKITEMRERLKDNPQQMQQEMMRIYREEKVNPMGGCFPIVVQIPVFIALYWVLLSSVEMRNAPWVLWIHDLSAPDPFFIMPLLMTLTTLLQTALNPAPPDPMQAKLMWFMPLAFSVMFFFFPAGLVLYWITNNVLSIAQQWIINTRMGVPPQFNLPKFS from the coding sequence ATGAACGACATCCGCCGCACCATCCTGTGGGTGATTTTTGGTTTTGCCATGGTGATGCTGTGGGACAAATGGCAGGTCCACAACGGCCACCAGGCCACTTTTGGTTTTGCCCGCCCTGAAGCCAAGGCCACCGCGCCGGCCGCCCCGGCCTCCAGCGTGCCCTCGGGCGTGCCGACAGGCAGCACGCCGGCCACCGCGTCAGCCGTGCCCGGTGCCACACCTGCGACCCCCGCCACAACCGGCGTGCCTGCCACCAACGTGGCCTCGGCTCCGCGCGAACGCATCACCGTGACCACTGACGTGCTGCGCCTGACCTTCGACACCGAAGGCGGCACCGTGGTGCGCAGCGAGTTCCTCAAGCTCAAGGACCTGGACCACAAGGACCAGAACCTCGTGCTGATGGACGAGACCGCCGGGCGCATGTATGTGGCCCAGTCGGGCCTGATCGGCGGCAGTTTCCCCACCCACAAGACGCCGATGACCTTCACCGGCGAGCGTGAGCTGAAGGACGGCGCCAGCGAGCTGGTGCTGAAGTTCGAGTCGCCCGAGGTGGGCGGCGTCAAGCTGGTCAAGACCTACACGCTCAAGCGTGGCGCCTACGACATGGCGGTCCGGCAGGAAGTCATCAACACCGGCAGCGCCACGGTTTCGCCGCAGCTGTATGTGCAGCTGGTGCGCGACGGCAACAAGCCGGCCGGCGAGTCGTCGTTCTATTCCACCTTCACGGGTCCGGCGGTCTACACCGAAGCCAAGAAGTACCAGAAGGTCGAGTTCAAGGACATCGACAAGGACAAGGCCGATTTCGAGAAGCAGGCCTCCAATGGCTATGTGGCCATGGTCCAGCATTACTTTGCCAGCGCCTGGATCCTGCCCGACGGCCTGAAGCGCGACCTGTTCGCGCGCAAGATCGACGCCAACCTGTACGCCGTGGGCATGATCACCCCGGTGGACAGCCTGGCCCCCGGCACCCGCAAGACCATCGAGACCCGCTTCTTCGTCGGCCCGCAGGAAGAAAAGCGCCTGGAAGCCATCGAGCCCGGCCTGGAGCTGGTCAAGGACTACGGCTGGCTGACCATCCTGGCCAAACCGCTGTACTGGCTGCTCGACAAGCTGCACGGCTTCATCGGCAACTGGGGCTGGTCAATCGTGGCGCTGGTGATCCTGCTCAAGATCGCGTTCTACTGGCTCAACGCCAAGGCCTACTCCAGCATGGCCAAGATGAAGGCCATCAACCCCAAGATCACCGAGATGCGCGAGCGCCTCAAGGACAACCCGCAGCAGATGCAGCAGGAGATGATGCGCATCTACCGCGAGGAAAAGGTCAACCCCATGGGCGGCTGCTTCCCCATCGTGGTCCAGATTCCGGTGTTCATTGCGCTGTACTGGGTGCTGCTGTCCAGCGTCGAGATGCGCAACGCGCCCTGGGTGCTGTGGATCCATGACCTGTCGGCGCCCGACCCGTTCTTCATCATGCCGCTGCTCATGACGCTGACCACGCTGCTGCAGACCGCGCTCAACCCGGCGCCGCCGGACCCGATGCAGGCCAAGCTGATGTGGTTCATGCCGCTCGCCTTCTCGGTGATGTTCTTCTTCTTCCCGGCCGGCCTGGTGCTCTACTGGATCACCAACAACGTGCTGTCGATCGCCCAGCAGTGGATCATCAACACCCGCATGGGCGTGCCCCCGCAGTTCAACCTGCCGAAGTTCAGCTAA